From the genome of Alosa sapidissima isolate fAloSap1 chromosome 14, fAloSap1.pri, whole genome shotgun sequence, one region includes:
- the LOC121682406 gene encoding LOW QUALITY PROTEIN: uncharacterized protein LOC121682406 (The sequence of the model RefSeq protein was modified relative to this genomic sequence to represent the inferred CDS: inserted 2 bases in 1 codon; deleted 1 base in 1 codon): MSHLYNGGAPVVFAMVLYVISLQVEANLLPWLYHEEEDRSGISDRSSVYKPLGEGHTGDSFGSSWSQRLWNSAQEPIGKVFRKPAQEPALSQSKQTLQEPKKQPSWKYPWMPEELTSPEVPVVPVPADSVAVRCGENNILVEVNQDFFGTGQLIEPGDIRLGDCFMTSDDISSRVLVFDSELHRCGSRLQMIEDELVYTFTLVYAPQALGASPIVRTNSATVDTECRYSRVHNVSSDALRPTWVPYAATKVAEEGLTFSLXLMTDDWKFARPSNTYYLGDTMHIEASVIQYNHVPLHVFVPSCVATAVPDMNALPKYSFIENHGCLVDTTLTGSRSRFLPRPQDDKLRFELQAFTFGPGDGDSIYIACQLVATTASTMSNHKACSFSNDRWTCSDGMDEMCVCCDSTCGTEGAADGQWESEALLGPVKDIDVALVESKAQILAMGYLVCPSVILVLFAITLQTEANRLPWYGPLGNEYRSNFGGFPYSPLDDNHTKESLNGFLPQHPQSANPEPVSEALRNGFLPQDPTSDDPEPVSEALRNGFLPQDPTSDDPEPVSEALRNGFLPQDPTSDDPEPVSEALRNGFLPQDPQSDPEPVREALCNGSLPQDPQSDDPEPVREALRNGSLPQDPQSDDPEPVREALRNGSLPQDPQSDDPEPVREALRNGSLPQDPTSDDPEPVSEVLRNGFLPQDPTSDDPEPVSEALRNGFLPQDPQSDPEPVREALCNGSLPQDPTSDPEPVSEALCNGSLPQDPQSDPEPVREALCNGSLPQDPTSDDPEPVREALRNGFLPQDPQSDPEPVREVLRNGSLPQDPTSDDPEPVSEALRNGFLPQDPTSDPEPVSEALCNGSLPQDPQSDPEPVREALRNGSLPQDPTSDDPEPVREALRNGFLPQDPTSDPEPVREALRNGSLPQDPTSDPEPVSEALCNGSLPQDPQSDPEPVSEALRNGFLPQDPQSANPEPVREALRNGSLPQDPQSDPEPVREALRKPVQQPVPFQSQQKLKTPVKQLKWTFPKRPERPVEPKVPFVPDVPIPANSVEVWCGEAHVQVAVCRDFFGTGQPIQSTDVYLGDCVFTEEDPSAQLLILESELHGCGSRLQMTEDELVYTFTVMYVPKVLSGTSIMRLNSAAVDIRCHYQREHKVSSDALRPTWFPYAATKVAKEVLVFSLRLMTDDWKFERASNTYYLGDILHIEAAVIQYNHVPLRVFVHSCVATAVPDINALPRYSFIENHGCLVDAKLTGSRSRFLPRAQDDKLRFELQAFTFGPGDGDNIYIACQLVATTASTMSNHKACSFSNDRWTCSDGMDEMCVCCDSTCGTEGAADGECESEALLGPVKVIDAY; encoded by the exons ATGTCACATCTTTACAATGGGGGTGCGCCAGTTGTTTTTGCTATGGTACTGTATGTGATCAGTCTCCAGGTTGAAGCGAATCTACTGCCTTGGCTTTATCATGAGGAGGAGGACCGTTCAGGTATTTCTGACCGGTCATCTGTATATAAACCACTAGGGGAGGGCCACACTGGGGATTCTTTCGGTAGCTCCTGGTCACAGAGACTTTGGAACTCTGCTCAGGAACCTATTGGTAAAGTGTTCCGCAAGCCTGCCCAAGAGCCTGCTCTCTCTCAGTCCAAGCAAACACTGCAAGAGCCCAAAAAGCAGCCGTCATGGAAGTACCCATGGATGCCAGAGGAACTCACGAGTCCCGAGGTGCCGGTTGTGCCGGTCCCAGCCGACTCTGTGGCTGTGAGGTGCGGCGAGAATAACATACTGGTGGAAGTGAACCAGGACTTCTTTGGCACTGGACAGCTGATTGAACCAGGTGATATCCGTCTTGGTGACTGTTTCATGACTTCGGATGATATCTCATCTCGGGTTCTAGTGTTTGACTCTGAATTGCACCGATGTGGAAGCAGGCTCCAG ATGATTGAGGATGAACTGGTGTATACTTTCACCCTCGTGTATGCACCCCAAGCCCTCGGTGCATCTCCTATTGTAAGAACAAACAGTGCTACAGTTGACACAGAATGCCGTTACTCAAG GGTGCATAATGTGAGCAGTGATGCCCTCAGACCAACTTGGGTCCCTTATGCTGCCACTAAAGTTGCTGAGGAGGGCCTGACCTTCTCCTT ACTCATGACAG ATGACTGGAAGTTTGCGCGG CCCTCCAACACCTACTACCTGGGAGACACCATGCATATAGAAGCCTCAGTGATCCAGTACAACCATGTGCCGTTGCACGTGTTTGTCCCCTCCTGTGTGGCTACTGCAGTCCCTGATATGAACGCATTACCCAAATATTCATTCATTGAGAACCATGG GTGTCTCGTTGATACCACGCTGACCGGCTCCAGGTCTCGCTTCCTGCCCAGGCCTCAGGATGACAAGCTGCGGTTTGAGCTGCAGGCCTTTACATTTGGACCAGGAGACGGAGACAGT ATCTATATTGCCTGCCAGCTGGTGGCAACCACAGCATCAACAATGTCCAACCACAAGGCTTGTTCCTTCTCTAATGACCG ATGGACTTGTTCTGATGGCATGGATGAgatgtgtgtctgctgtgacTCTACGTGTGGAACAGAAGGGGCTGCAG ATGGACAGTGGGAATCGGAGGCGCTCTTGGGGCCAGTAAAGGACATTGAC GTTGCCTTAGTGGAGAGTAAAGCTCAGATCTTAGCAATGGGATATCTAGTCTGTCCTAGTGTTATTTTGGTGCTATTTGCAATTACTCTCCAAACTGAAGCTAATCGATTGCCTTGGTATGGTCCTTTGGGGAACGAATACAGATCGAATTTTGGTGGTTTTCCATATTCTCCACTAGATGACAACCACACTAAGGAATCCCTCAATGGATTTTTGCCACAGCATCCCCAGAGTGCTAATCCAGAACCTGTAAGTGAAGCACTCCGCAATGGATTTTTGCCACAGGATCCCACGAGTGATGATCCAGAACCTGTAAGTGAAGCACTCCGCAATGGATTTTTGCCACAGGATCCCACGAGTGATGATCCAGAACCTGTAAGTGAAGCACTCCGCAATGGATTTTTGCCACAGGATCCCACGAGTGATGATCCAGAACCTGTAAGTGAAGCACTCCGCAATGGATTTTTGCCACAGGATCCCCAGAGTGATCCAGAACCTGTACGTGAAGCGCTCTGCAATGGATCTTTGCCACAGGATCCCCAGAGTGATGATCCAGAACCTGTACGTGAAGCGCTCCGCAATGGATCTTTGCCACAGGATCCCCAGAGTGATGATCCAGAACCTGTACGTGAAGCGCTCCGCAATGGATCTTTGCCACAGGATCCCCAGAGTGATGATCCAGAACCTGTACGTGAAGCGCTCCGCAATGGATCTTTGCCACAGGATCCCACGAGTGATGATCCAGAACCTGTAAGTGAAGTACTCCGCAATGGATTTTTGCCACAGGATCCCACGAGTGATGATCCAGAACCTGTAAGTGAAGCACTCCGCAATGGATTTTTGCCACAGGATCCCCAGAGTGATCCAGAACCTGTACGTGAAGCGCTCTGCAATGGATCTTTGCCACAGGATCCCACGAGTGATCCAGAACCTGTAAGTGAAGCGCTCTGCAATGGATCTTTGCCACAGGATCCCCAGAGTGATCCAGAACCTGTACGTGAAGCGCTCTGCAATGGATCTTTGCCACAGGATCCCACGAGTGATGATCCAGAACCTGTACGTGAAGCACTCCGCAATGGATTTTTGCCACAGGATCCCCAGAGTGATCCAGAACCTGTACGTGAAGTGCTCCGCAATGGATCTTTGCCACAGGATCCCACGAGTGATGATCCAGAACCTGTAAGTGAAGCACTCCGCAATGGATTTTTGCCACAGGATCCCACGAGTGATCCAGAACCTGTAAGTGAAGCGCTCTGCAATGGATCTTTGCCACAGGATCCCCAGAGTGATCCAGAACCTGTACGTGAAGCGCTCCGCAATGGATCTTTGCCACAGGATCCCACGAGTGATGATCCAGAACCTGTACGTGAAGCACTCCGCAATGGATTTTTGCCACAGGATCCCACGAGTGATCCAGAACCTGTACGTGAAGCGCTCCGCAATGGATCTTTGCCACAGGATCCCACGAGTGATCCAGAACCTGTAAGTGAAGCGCTCTGCAATGGATCTTTGCCACAGGATCCCCAGAGTGATCCAGAACCTGTAAGTGAAGCACTCCGCAATGGATTTTTGCCACAGGATCCCCAGAGTGCTAATCCAGAACCTGTACGTGAAGCGCTCCGCAATGGATCTTTGCCACAGGATCCCCAGAGTGATCCAGAACCTGTACGTGAAGCGCTCCGAAAGCCGGTTCAGCAGCCTGTCCCGTTTCAGTCCCAGCAAAAACTAAAAACTCCTGTGAAGCAGCTGAAATGGACGTTCCCCAAGAGACCAGAGAGACCAGTAGAGCCTAAGGTACCGTTTGTCCCCGACGTGCCGATACCAGCCAATTCTGTGGAAGTGTGGTGTGGAGAGGCTCATGTGCAAGTGGCGGTGTGTCGCGATTTCTTTGGCACTGGCCAGCCAATCCAATCAACAGATGTGTATCTCGGTGACTGTGTTTTCACAGAGGAGGACCCCTCTGCACAGCTTTTGATTTTAGAATCTGAACTGCATGGCTGTGGCAGCAGGCTTCAG ATGACTGAGGATGAACTAGTGTATACCTTCACAGTTATGTATGTGCCTAAAGTTCTTTCTGGAACTTCAATCATGAGGCTGAATAGTGCTGCTGTTGATATCAGATGCCATTATCAAAG GGAGCATAAGGTGAGCAGTGATGCCCTCAGGCCAACCTGGTTCCCTTATGCCGCCACTAAGGTTGCTAAGGAAGTCCTGGTCTTCTCCTTGAGACTCATGACAG ATGACTGGAAGTTTGAGCGTGCCAGCAACACCTACTACCTTGGAGACATCCTGCACATTGAAGCCGCAGTGATCCAGTACAACCACGTGCCGTTGCGTGTGTTTGTCCACTCCTGTGTGGCCACTGCAGTCCCTGATATAAACGCATTGCCCAGATATTCATTCATTGAGAACCATGG GTGTCTCGTTGATGCCAAGCTGACCGGCTCCAGGTCTCGCTTCCTGCCCAGGGCTCAGGATGACAAGCTGCGGTTTGAGCTGCAGGCCTTTACATTTGGACCAGGAGACGGAGACAAT ATCTATATTGCCTGCCAGCTGGTGGCAACCACAGCATCAACAATGTCCAACCACAAGGCTTGTTCCTTCTCTAATGACCG ATGGACTTGTTCTGATGGCATGGATGAgatgtgtgtctgctgtgacTCTACGTGTGGAACAGAAGGGGCTGCAG ATGGAGAGTGTGAATCGGAGGCGCTCTTGGGGCCAGTAAAGGTCATCGACGCATACTGA
- the LOC121681246 gene encoding zona pellucida sperm-binding protein 3-like isoform X2, whose amino-acid sequence MAHIFTMGFSAPFVFAMVLYVISLQVEAKQLPWLYHEGGDPSGVSDRSSVYKPLGEGHTGDSFGSSWSQRLRNSAQEPVGKVFRKPAQEPALSQSKQTLQEPKKQPSWKYPWMPEKPTSPEVPVVPVPADSVAVRCGENNILVEVNQDFFGTGQLIEPGDIRLGDCFMTSDDISSRVLVFDSELHRCGSRLQMIEDELVYTFTLVYAPQALGPSPIVRTNSATVDIICRYSRVHNVSSDALRPTWVPYAATKVAEEGLTFSLRLMTDDWKFVRAPNTYYLGDTMHIEASVIQYNHVPLRVFVHSCVATAVPDMNALPKYSFIENHGCLVDAKLTGSRSRFLPRAQDDKLRFELEAFRFAPGDGDNIYIACQLVATTASTMSNHKACSFSNDRWTCSDGMDEMCVCCDSTCGTEGAADGLWESEALLGPIKVIDAY is encoded by the exons ATGGCACACATCTTTACAATGGGGTTCAGCGCGCCATTTGTTTTTGCTATGGTACTGTATGTGATCAGTCTCCAGGTTGAAGCTAAACAACTGCCTTGGCTTTATCATGAGGGGGGGGACCCTTCAGGTGTTTCTGACCGGTCATCTGTATATAAACCACTAGGGGAGGGCCACACTGGGGATTCTTTCGGTAGCTCCTGGTCACAGAGACTTCGGAACTCTGCTCAGGAACCTGTTGGTAAAGTGTTCCGCAAGCCTGCCCAAGAGCCTGCTCTCTCTCAGTCCAAGCAAACACTGCAAGAGCCCAAAAAGCAGCCGTCATGGAAGTACCCATGGATGCCAGAGAAACCCACGAGTCCCGAGGTGCCGGTTGTACCGGTCCCAGCCGACTCTGTGGCTGTGAGGTGCGGCGAGAATAACATACTGGTGGAAGTGAACCAGGACTTCTTTGGCACTGGCCAGCTGATTGAACCAGGTGATATCCGTCTTGGTGACTGTTTCATGACTTCGGATGATATCTCATCTCGGGTTCTAGTGTTTGACTCTGAATTGCACCGATGTGGAAGCAGGCTCCAG ATGATTGAGGATGAACTGGTGTATACTTTCACCCTTGTGTATGCACCCCAAGCCCTCGGTCCATCTCCTATTGTAAGAACAAACAGTGCTACAGTTGACATAATATGCCGTTACTCAAG GGTGCATAATGTGAGCAGTGATGCCCTCAGACCAACTTGGGTCCCTTATGCTGCCACTAAAGTTGCTGAGGAGGGCCTGACCTTCTCCTTGAGACTCATGACAG ATGACTGGAAGTTTGTGCGGGCCCCCAACACCTACTACCTGGGAGACACCATGCATATAGAAGCCTCAGTGATCCAGTACAACCATGTGCCGTTGCGTGTGTTTGTCCACTCCTGTGTGGCTACTGCAGTCCCTGATATGAACGCATTACCCAAATATTCATTCATTGAGAACCATGG GTGTCTCGTTGATGCCAAGCTGACCGGCTCCAGGTCTCGCTTCCTGCCCAGGGCTCAGGATGACAAGCTGCGGTTTGAGCTGGAGGCCTTTAGATTTGCACCAGGAGACGGAGACAAT ATCTATATTGCCTGCCAGCTGGTGGCAACCACAGCATCAACAATGTCCAACCACAAGGCTTGTTCCTTCTCTAATGACCG ATGGACTTGTTCTGATGGCATGGATGAgatgtgtgtctgctgtgacTCTACGTGTGGAACAGAAGGGGCTGCAG ATGGACTGTGGGAATCGGAGGCGCTCTTGGGGCCAATAAAGGTCATTGATGCATACTGA
- the LOC121681246 gene encoding zona pellucida sperm-binding protein 3-like isoform X1, producing the protein MAHIFTMGFSAPFVFAMVLYVISLQVEAKQLPWLYHEGGDPSGVSDRSSVYKPLGEGHTGDSFGSSWSQRLRNSAQEPVGKVFRKPAQEPALSQSKQTLQEPKKQPSWKYPWMPEKPTSPEVPVVPVPADSVAVRCGENNILVEVNQDFFGTGQLIEPGDIRLGDCFMTSDDISSRVLVFDSELHRCGSRLQMIEDELVYTFTLVYAPQALGPSPIVRTNSATVDIICRYSRVHNVSSDALRPTWVPYAATKVAEEGLTFSLRLMTDDWKFVRAPNTYYLGDTMHIEASVIQYNHVPLRVFVHSCVATAVPDMNALPKYSFIENHGCLVDAKLTGSRSRFLPRAQDDKLRFELEAFRFAPGDGDNIYIACQLVATTASTMSNHKACSFSNDRQWTCSDGMDEMCVCCDSTCGTEGAADGLWESEALLGPIKVIDAY; encoded by the exons ATGGCACACATCTTTACAATGGGGTTCAGCGCGCCATTTGTTTTTGCTATGGTACTGTATGTGATCAGTCTCCAGGTTGAAGCTAAACAACTGCCTTGGCTTTATCATGAGGGGGGGGACCCTTCAGGTGTTTCTGACCGGTCATCTGTATATAAACCACTAGGGGAGGGCCACACTGGGGATTCTTTCGGTAGCTCCTGGTCACAGAGACTTCGGAACTCTGCTCAGGAACCTGTTGGTAAAGTGTTCCGCAAGCCTGCCCAAGAGCCTGCTCTCTCTCAGTCCAAGCAAACACTGCAAGAGCCCAAAAAGCAGCCGTCATGGAAGTACCCATGGATGCCAGAGAAACCCACGAGTCCCGAGGTGCCGGTTGTACCGGTCCCAGCCGACTCTGTGGCTGTGAGGTGCGGCGAGAATAACATACTGGTGGAAGTGAACCAGGACTTCTTTGGCACTGGCCAGCTGATTGAACCAGGTGATATCCGTCTTGGTGACTGTTTCATGACTTCGGATGATATCTCATCTCGGGTTCTAGTGTTTGACTCTGAATTGCACCGATGTGGAAGCAGGCTCCAG ATGATTGAGGATGAACTGGTGTATACTTTCACCCTTGTGTATGCACCCCAAGCCCTCGGTCCATCTCCTATTGTAAGAACAAACAGTGCTACAGTTGACATAATATGCCGTTACTCAAG GGTGCATAATGTGAGCAGTGATGCCCTCAGACCAACTTGGGTCCCTTATGCTGCCACTAAAGTTGCTGAGGAGGGCCTGACCTTCTCCTTGAGACTCATGACAG ATGACTGGAAGTTTGTGCGGGCCCCCAACACCTACTACCTGGGAGACACCATGCATATAGAAGCCTCAGTGATCCAGTACAACCATGTGCCGTTGCGTGTGTTTGTCCACTCCTGTGTGGCTACTGCAGTCCCTGATATGAACGCATTACCCAAATATTCATTCATTGAGAACCATGG GTGTCTCGTTGATGCCAAGCTGACCGGCTCCAGGTCTCGCTTCCTGCCCAGGGCTCAGGATGACAAGCTGCGGTTTGAGCTGGAGGCCTTTAGATTTGCACCAGGAGACGGAGACAAT ATCTATATTGCCTGCCAGCTGGTGGCAACCACAGCATCAACAATGTCCAACCACAAGGCTTGTTCCTTCTCTAATGACCGGCA ATGGACTTGTTCTGATGGCATGGATGAgatgtgtgtctgctgtgacTCTACGTGTGGAACAGAAGGGGCTGCAG ATGGACTGTGGGAATCGGAGGCGCTCTTGGGGCCAATAAAGGTCATTGATGCATACTGA
- the LOC121681247 gene encoding zona pellucida sperm-binding protein 3-like isoform X3 gives MAVAAGFREHNVSSDALRPTWVPYAATKVAEEVLVFSLRLMTDDWKFERAPNTYYLGDILHIDAAVIQYNHVPLRVFAHSCVATAVPDMNALPRYSFIENHGCLVDAKLTGSRSRFLSRAQDDKLRFELKAFRFAQGHGDDIYITCQLVATLASTLSNHKACSFSNDQWTCSDGMDEMCVCCDYMCGTGGAADGQWESEASLGPIKVKNEN, from the exons ATGGCTGTGGCAGCAGGCTTCAG GGAGCATAATGTGAGCAGTGATGCCCTCAGGCCAACCTGGGTCCCTTATGCCGCCACTAAGGTTGCCGAGGAAGTCCTGGTCTTCTCCTTGAGACTCATGACAG ATGACTGGAAGTTTGAGCGGGCCCCGAACACCTACTACCTTGGAGACATCCTGCACATTGACGCCGCTGTGATCCAGTACAACCACGTACCGTTGCGTGTGTTTGCCCACTCCTGTGTGGCCACTGCAGTCCCTGATATGAACGCATTACCCAGATATTCATTCATTGAGAACCATGG GTGTCTTGTTGATGCTAAGCTGACCGGCTCCAGATCTCGCTTCCTGTCCAGAGCTCAGGATGACAAGCTGCGGTTTGAGCTGAAGGCCTTTAGATTTGCACAGGGACACGGAGACGAT ATCTATATTACCTGCCAGCTGGTGGCAACCTTAGCCTCAACACTGTCCAACCACAAGGCTTGTTCCTTCTCTAATGACCA ATGGACTTGTTCTGATGGCATGGATGAgatgtgtgtctgctgtgacTATATGTGTGGAACAGGAGGGGCTGCAG ATGGACAGTGGGAATCGGAGGCATCTTTGGGGCCAATAAAGGTCAAGAATGAAAACTGA
- the LOC121681247 gene encoding zona pellucida sperm-binding protein 3-like isoform X1, with product MTEDELVYTFTLMYVPKVLPGTSIMRLNSAAVDIRCHYLREHNVSSDALRPTWVPYAATKVAEEVLVFSLRLMTDDWKFERAPNTYYLGDILHIDAAVIQYNHVPLRVFAHSCVATAVPDMNALPRYSFIENHGCLVDAKLTGSRSRFLSRAQDDKLRFELKAFRFAQGHGDDIYITCQLVATLASTLSNHKACSFSNDQWTCSDGMDEMCVCCDYMCGTGGAADGQWESEASLGPIKVKNEN from the exons ATGACTGAGGATGAACTAGTGTATACCTTCACACTTATGTATGTGCCTAAAGTTCTTCCTGGAACTTCAATCATGAGGCTGAATAGTGCTGCTGTTGATATCAGATGCCATTATCTAAG GGAGCATAATGTGAGCAGTGATGCCCTCAGGCCAACCTGGGTCCCTTATGCCGCCACTAAGGTTGCCGAGGAAGTCCTGGTCTTCTCCTTGAGACTCATGACAG ATGACTGGAAGTTTGAGCGGGCCCCGAACACCTACTACCTTGGAGACATCCTGCACATTGACGCCGCTGTGATCCAGTACAACCACGTACCGTTGCGTGTGTTTGCCCACTCCTGTGTGGCCACTGCAGTCCCTGATATGAACGCATTACCCAGATATTCATTCATTGAGAACCATGG GTGTCTTGTTGATGCTAAGCTGACCGGCTCCAGATCTCGCTTCCTGTCCAGAGCTCAGGATGACAAGCTGCGGTTTGAGCTGAAGGCCTTTAGATTTGCACAGGGACACGGAGACGAT ATCTATATTACCTGCCAGCTGGTGGCAACCTTAGCCTCAACACTGTCCAACCACAAGGCTTGTTCCTTCTCTAATGACCA ATGGACTTGTTCTGATGGCATGGATGAgatgtgtgtctgctgtgacTATATGTGTGGAACAGGAGGGGCTGCAG ATGGACAGTGGGAATCGGAGGCATCTTTGGGGCCAATAAAGGTCAAGAATGAAAACTGA
- the LOC121681247 gene encoding zona pellucida sperm-binding protein 3-like isoform X2, giving the protein MTEDELVYTFTLMYVPKVLPGTSIMRLNSAAVDIRCHYLREHNVSSDALRPTWVPYAATKVAEEVLVFSLRLMTDDWKFERAPNTYYLGDILHIDAAVIQYNHVPLRVFAHSCVATAVPDMNALPRYSFIENHGCLVDAKLTGSRSRFLSRAQDDKLRFELKAFRFAQGHGDDIYITCQLVATLASTLSNHKACSFSNDQWTVGIGGIFGANKGQE; this is encoded by the exons ATGACTGAGGATGAACTAGTGTATACCTTCACACTTATGTATGTGCCTAAAGTTCTTCCTGGAACTTCAATCATGAGGCTGAATAGTGCTGCTGTTGATATCAGATGCCATTATCTAAG GGAGCATAATGTGAGCAGTGATGCCCTCAGGCCAACCTGGGTCCCTTATGCCGCCACTAAGGTTGCCGAGGAAGTCCTGGTCTTCTCCTTGAGACTCATGACAG ATGACTGGAAGTTTGAGCGGGCCCCGAACACCTACTACCTTGGAGACATCCTGCACATTGACGCCGCTGTGATCCAGTACAACCACGTACCGTTGCGTGTGTTTGCCCACTCCTGTGTGGCCACTGCAGTCCCTGATATGAACGCATTACCCAGATATTCATTCATTGAGAACCATGG GTGTCTTGTTGATGCTAAGCTGACCGGCTCCAGATCTCGCTTCCTGTCCAGAGCTCAGGATGACAAGCTGCGGTTTGAGCTGAAGGCCTTTAGATTTGCACAGGGACACGGAGACGAT ATCTATATTACCTGCCAGCTGGTGGCAACCTTAGCCTCAACACTGTCCAACCACAAGGCTTGTTCCTTCTCTAATGACCA ATGGACAGTGGGAATCGGAGGCATCTTTGGGGCCAATAAAGGTCAAGAATGA